The proteins below come from a single Triticum aestivum cultivar Chinese Spring chromosome 5D, IWGSC CS RefSeq v2.1, whole genome shotgun sequence genomic window:
- the LOC123120582 gene encoding gamma-glutamyl peptidase 3: protein MKIMAADDQPRRSRRYALLLAARDSEYVLKAYGGYFNVFVSAFGSGDDGDGNGDVCETWDMFRAVDGELPDLDDIGCYDGFVISGSPYDAYADELWILRLCLLVQEAVAARKRVLGICFGHQVVCRALGGRVGKARRGGWDIGIREVAMAATLPPWRFLDALRDLPQYAKITECHQDEVWEAPLGADVLASSDKTGVEMFCVGDHVLGIQGHPEYTGDILLSLVDRLSTSQSITLSFAGDVKRQLEATSPDREFWLKLCKSFLKTEESYY from the exons ATGAAGATCATGGCAGCCGATGATCAGCCAAGGAGGAGCAGGAGGTacgcgctgctgctggcggcgcggGACTCGGAGTACGTGCTCAAGGCGTACGGAGGCTACTTCAATGTCTTCGTGAGTGCGTTTGGCTCtggcgacgacggcgatggcaacGGCGACGTCTGCGAGACGTGGGACATGTTCCGGGCGGTGGACGGGGAGCTCCCCGACCTGGACGACATCGGATGTTACGACGGCTTCGTCATCAGCGGCAGCCCTTACGACGCGTACGCCGACGAGCTGTGGATACTGCGGCTGTGCCTCCTCGTCCAGGAGGCCGTCGCCGCCCGGAAGCGCGTCCTCGGCATCTGCTTCGGCCACCAGGTGGTATGTCGCGCTCTGGGCGGCCGCGTCGGGAAGGCCAGGCGCGGCGGGTGGGACATCGGCATCCGGGAGGTGGCCATGGCGGCGACGCTGCCGCCGTGGAGGTTCCTCGACGCGCTGCGGGACCTTCCCCAGTACGCCAAGATCACCGAGTGCCACCAGGACGAGGTCTGGGAGGCGCCGCTGGGCGCCGACGTGCTGGCGTCCTCGGACAAAACCGGTGTGGAGATGTTCTGCGTCGGCGACCACGTGCTGGGAATCCAGGGCCACCCGGAGTACACCGGCGACATACTCCTCAGCCTCGTCGACCGCCTCTCCACCAGCCAATCCATCACC TTGTCGTTCGCTGGGGATGTGAAGAGGCAACTGGAGGCTACTAGCCCTGACAGAGAGTTCTGGCTCAAGCTCTGCAAAAGTTTCCTCAAGACTGAAGAATCATACTACTAG
- the LOC123121600 gene encoding S-adenosylmethionine decarboxylase proenzyme encodes MEMSLADCWGPAPASPIGFEGYEKRLEITFSDAPVFADPCGRGLRALSRHQIDSFLDLARCTIVSQLSNKQFDSYVLSESSLFVYSHKVVIKTCGTTKLLLSIPRILELAAELSLPLLSAKYSRGAFIFPGAQPAPHRSFSEEVSVLNGFFGGLKSGGNAYVMGDAFRPKKMWHVYYATEEPEQPMVTLEMCMTGLDAGKAAVFFKNSADGGCSSAKEMTKVSGISAIIPEMEICDFDFDPCGYSMNGVCGPAASTIHVTPEEGFSYASYEAMNFNPGSLVYSDLIKRVLSCFRPSDFSLAVTIFGGQGFAKSWAADAEVCSYLLEDVVEQELPGGGLLMYQSFSAVAPGAVSPRSTLDDGWSSDGMETAVQGEETCVWGVEKKVAEKGVAA; translated from the coding sequence ATGGAAATGTCTTTGGCTGACTGCTGGGGCCCTGCCCCCGCTTCCCCTATTGGGTTTGAGGGCTACGAGAAGCGCCTCGAGATAACTTTCTCTGACGCGCCTGTCTTTGCGGACCCGTGCGGCCGCGGCCTTCGCGCCCTCTCCCGCCACCAGATCGACTCCTTCCTCGATCTTGCACGGTGCACCATTGTGTCCCAGCTCTCGAACAAGCAGTTCGACTCTTACGTGCTGTCGGAGTCGAGCCTCTTTGTCTACTCCCACAAGGTTGTCATCAAAACCTGTGGGACAACAAAGCTCCTGCTGTCGATTCCCCGCATCCTGGAGCTTGCTGCGGAGCTGTCGCTGCCACTTCTTTCAGCGAAGTACTCCCGCGGGGCGTTCATCTTCCCCGGCGCGCAGCCGGCGCCGCACCGCAGCTTCTCGGAGGAGGTGTCCGTGCTGAACGGCTTCTTTGGTGGCCTCAAGTCAGGTGGCAATGCATATGTGATGGGTGATGCGTTCAGGCCCAAGAAGATGTGGCACGTCTACTACGCCACTGAGGAGCCTGAGCAACCCATGGTGACGCTCGAGATGTGCATGACTGGGCTGGACGCCGGGAAGGCCGCGGTGTTCTTCAAGAACTCTGCCGACGGCGGCTGCTCCTCGGCCAAGGAGATGACCAAGGTCTCGGGGATCTCTGCTATCATCCCCGAGATGGAGATCTGCGACTTCGACTTCGACCCGTGCGGCTACTCGATGAACGGCGTCTGCGGCCCTGCAGCCTCCACAATCCACGTTACTCCCGAGGAGGGCTTCAGCTACGCGAGCTACGAAGCGATGAACTTCAACCCTGGCTCCCTGGTTTACAGTGACCTGATCAAGAGGGTGCTGTCATGCTTCCGCCCGTCAGACTTCTCCCTCGCCGTCACCATCTTCGGTGGCCAAGGCTTCGCCAAATCATGGGCGGCCGATGCGGAGGTCTGCTCGTACCTGCTCGAGGATGTCGTCGAGCAGGAGCTTCCCGGCGGTGGCCTGCTCATGTACCAGAGCTTCAGTGCGGTTGCCCCTGGCGCCGTGTCACCGAGGTCGACCTTGGATGATGGCTGGAGCAGCGATGGGATGGAGACGGCCGTGCAGGGCGAGGAGACGTGCGTCTGGGGAGTGGAGAAGAAGGTGGCCGAGAAAGGTGTCGCTGCCTGA